From Verrucomicrobia bacterium S94, the proteins below share one genomic window:
- a CDS encoding Hsp20/alpha crystallin family protein, which produces MKHALMPFRKRSMRSSHEWDYDPFTRLSREIDNLMNTYHGRLSEVGDFMEHDFGVELSETDQHVIVHAELPGMSRKDIRVSLDEDILTIRAVRKEEREHRKRNYHISEVNYGGVSRSIRLPVSVDSDRAEAKFKRGLLTLKLPKTGQSGLKQKRIPVTID; this is translated from the coding sequence ATGAAGCACGCATTGATGCCATTCAGAAAACGGTCGATGCGCAGTTCGCATGAGTGGGATTATGATCCGTTTACCCGGCTGTCGCGGGAAATCGATAATCTCATGAATACCTACCATGGCAGACTGAGTGAGGTGGGTGATTTCATGGAACACGATTTCGGTGTTGAGCTGTCGGAGACGGATCAGCACGTAATCGTTCATGCAGAGCTCCCGGGGATGAGCCGGAAAGATATACGGGTGTCGCTGGATGAAGATATTCTGACAATCCGTGCGGTGAGGAAAGAGGAGCGGGAGCATCGCAAGCGGAATTATCATATCTCCGAAGTGAACTATGGCGGGGTAAGCCGTTCCATCCGGCTGCCGGTATCGGTGGACAGTGACCGCGCTGAGGCGAAGTTCAAGCGCGGACTGCTGACGCTGAAATTACCGAAGACCGGGCAGTCCGGACTGAAGCAGAAACGCATCCCGGTCACCATCGATTAA
- a CDS encoding ATP-binding cassette domain-containing protein, producing MIKAVGLVRDFGTRRAVDGVSFEVEKGTVLGFLGPNGAGKTTTIRMVAGFLPPTSGTVDVKGINVAENPVAAQKHIGYMPETTPLYEDMTVSGFLRFLAEVRGFSGKERDSRVDRSIERCFLGPVRNQTIDTLSKGYRQRTCLAQTLLHDPDILLLDEPTEGLDPNQKQVVREMIREMAAERVVMLSTHVLEEVEAICTRAIIISGGKVVADDTPVELKTRSTKYNAVTLSAEGKGIVDTLKKLPNIGKVETLDNGKIVAFPKGGKSIAPDILGAAQQHKWSVSDIKVDEGRLDDVFHQITTTEDTKKKEVA from the coding sequence ATGATCAAAGCTGTGGGTTTGGTCAGGGACTTCGGGACGCGCCGTGCTGTGGATGGCGTGTCGTTCGAAGTCGAAAAGGGAACCGTGCTCGGCTTCCTGGGGCCCAACGGGGCCGGGAAAACGACTACGATCCGGATGGTTGCGGGTTTTCTGCCTCCGACATCAGGAACCGTTGATGTGAAGGGAATCAACGTGGCTGAAAATCCGGTAGCTGCTCAGAAACATATCGGTTACATGCCGGAAACCACTCCGCTTTATGAGGATATGACGGTGTCTGGATTTCTTCGGTTTCTTGCTGAAGTCCGCGGGTTCAGCGGGAAGGAGCGGGATTCGCGGGTTGACCGTTCCATCGAACGCTGTTTTCTGGGCCCGGTCCGGAATCAGACGATTGATACGCTGTCTAAAGGTTACCGCCAACGCACCTGCCTTGCGCAAACCCTGTTGCATGATCCCGATATTCTTCTGCTCGACGAGCCGACCGAAGGCCTGGACCCGAATCAGAAGCAGGTGGTGCGGGAGATGATCCGCGAAATGGCTGCAGAGCGTGTGGTGATGCTTTCGACCCATGTGCTGGAAGAGGTGGAAGCCATCTGTACACGGGCTATTATTATCAGTGGCGGAAAAGTGGTTGCCGACGATACTCCGGTCGAACTGAAAACCCGCAGCACCAAATACAATGCGGTTACCCTTTCCGCCGAAGGTAAGGGGATTGTGGATACGCTCAAAAAACTTCCGAATATCGGTAAGGTTGAAACCCTCGACAATGGAAAAATCGTGGCGTTTCCAAAGGGTGGAAAATCCATTGCTCCGGATATTCTCGGTGCCGCTCAGCAGCATAAATGGTCGGTTTCAGATATCAAAGTGGATGAAGGGCGACTGGATGATGTGTTCCACCAGATTACCACGACAGAGGATACGAAGAAGAAGGAGGTGGCCTGA
- the lpxD gene encoding UDP-3-O-(3-hydroxymyristoyl)glucosamine N-acyltransferase: MSMKLSEIAERVGGVLEGNGDLEITAVAGLREAVRGDISFLANPKYAALVAGTHASAVIVPQDWDRAVKCALIRVVNSDQAFAQVAEFFHEPVPKPCAGVHPSAVVAASATLGEDVSIGAHVVIEEGVVIGDGTIIEPQCFIGYKTIIGSNCHFYPQVSTREYTEIGNNVIVHNGTVIGSDGFGYAVQEDGSRTKIPQIGKVVIEDDVELGANVAIDRARFGKTRIGKGTKIDNLVQIAHNVVVGEHSVMCGQAGVSGSSIIGSKVILAGQAGLAGHLEVGDGAIVGAQSGVMRDVPARDFVIGSPAMNHLQAKKIIAGTVTLPKLKEKVKKLEAEVAKLMAEKND, translated from the coding sequence ATAAGCATGAAACTTTCAGAAATTGCTGAGCGTGTAGGAGGCGTGCTCGAAGGAAACGGTGATCTGGAGATTACCGCTGTAGCCGGTTTGCGGGAGGCCGTCCGGGGAGATATCAGCTTTCTTGCAAATCCGAAATATGCGGCCCTGGTTGCCGGCACCCATGCTTCCGCTGTTATTGTTCCGCAGGATTGGGACCGTGCAGTAAAATGCGCGTTGATACGTGTGGTGAATTCGGATCAGGCATTTGCTCAGGTTGCGGAATTTTTTCACGAACCTGTACCGAAGCCGTGTGCCGGGGTGCATCCTTCCGCTGTTGTGGCTGCGAGTGCAACACTGGGAGAGGACGTATCGATCGGTGCTCACGTGGTGATCGAAGAGGGCGTGGTGATCGGCGATGGCACAATCATCGAACCGCAATGCTTTATTGGCTATAAAACGATAATCGGCAGTAACTGTCATTTTTATCCGCAGGTTTCTACGCGCGAATATACAGAGATTGGAAACAACGTTATAGTTCACAACGGCACGGTGATCGGTTCGGACGGATTCGGTTATGCCGTGCAGGAGGATGGATCACGTACCAAAATTCCACAGATTGGAAAAGTGGTTATCGAAGACGATGTGGAACTGGGTGCGAATGTGGCCATTGATCGTGCGCGTTTTGGAAAAACCAGAATCGGTAAGGGCACGAAAATTGATAATCTCGTGCAGATTGCTCATAATGTGGTCGTTGGAGAGCATTCGGTAATGTGCGGCCAGGCCGGTGTTTCGGGAAGTTCAATTATCGGTTCGAAGGTGATCCTGGCCGGACAGGCCGGGCTTGCCGGTCATCTGGAGGTGGGTGACGGCGCCATCGTCGGGGCTCAGTCGGGTGTGATGCGTGATGTACCGGCCAGAGATTTTGTCATCGGGTCTCCGGCCATGAATCATCTCCAGGCGAAAAAAATTATTGCGGGTACCGTAACGCTTCCGAAACTGAAGGAAAAAGTGAAAAAGCTCGAAGCTGAAGTTGCAAAGCTCATGGCCGAAAAAAACGACTGA
- a CDS encoding Hsp20/alpha crystallin family protein, which translates to MTVYRQGMKTAFCAFICRGTKPQNPNVSKSKRPEEVIVMRESKEKAVQKKDRKEVSRQRREYLPAADIYETDEAVIIRFDVPGVAQDEIDIRLDNTELQVSAPQHEVNLEGMDLIVGEYDDGVFRRKFTIPQRIDRDRIAAHLRNGVLNLELPKVEQAKPRKIKVTA; encoded by the coding sequence ATGACCGTGTATCGGCAAGGTATGAAAACGGCATTCTGTGCATTTATATGCCGAGGCACGAAGCCACAAAACCCAAACGTATCGAAATCAAAGCGTCCTGAGGAGGTGATCGTGATGAGAGAAAGCAAAGAAAAAGCTGTTCAGAAAAAAGACCGCAAAGAAGTAAGCCGTCAGAGACGGGAATACCTGCCGGCAGCGGATATTTATGAAACGGATGAGGCGGTTATCATTCGTTTTGATGTCCCCGGAGTGGCGCAGGATGAGATTGATATCCGGCTGGATAACACGGAGCTTCAGGTTTCGGCTCCGCAGCATGAGGTCAATCTCGAAGGAATGGATCTGATTGTCGGAGAATACGACGACGGCGTATTCCGCCGGAAATTCACGATCCCGCAGCGCATTGACCGTGATCGGATTGCGGCACACCTGCGCAATGGAGTGCTTAATCTGGAGCTTCCCAAAGTTGAACAGGCGAAACCGAGAAAGATCAAGGTCACCGCATAG
- a CDS encoding ABC transporter permease — translation MNEAASHVLAVAKREWRAYFDSPVAYVFIIIFLMLAGFFTFSLAQFYEAGQADLNGFFQWHPWLYMILVPAVAMRLWAEERRSGTIELLFTVSVTPLQALLGKFLAAWLFMLLALLLTFPVPMTAAYLGSPDGGTIVSGYIGSGLLAGAYVAAGIFTSALTRNQVISFILAVVIGLFLILAGYPPVTDLLSRWAPLWMVDGVASFSFMTHYETLQRGVIDLRDLVYFASVMIFMLFTTQVVLKSKVGR, via the coding sequence ATGAACGAAGCAGCTTCTCATGTTCTGGCGGTAGCCAAACGCGAATGGCGGGCCTATTTTGATTCGCCAGTTGCCTACGTGTTTATCATCATTTTCCTCATGCTGGCCGGATTCTTTACCTTTTCGCTGGCGCAGTTTTATGAAGCGGGGCAGGCCGATTTGAATGGATTTTTTCAATGGCACCCGTGGCTTTACATGATTCTGGTACCCGCTGTGGCCATGCGCCTCTGGGCCGAGGAGCGACGGTCGGGAACGATTGAGCTGCTATTCACCGTTTCGGTAACACCGCTGCAGGCGCTGCTCGGCAAATTTCTGGCGGCGTGGCTTTTTATGCTGCTGGCTTTGCTGCTCACTTTTCCGGTGCCGATGACGGCGGCTTATCTTGGATCTCCCGACGGCGGCACCATCGTTTCGGGCTATATTGGAAGCGGTCTGCTGGCCGGTGCTTATGTGGCCGCCGGAATTTTCACCTCCGCTCTGACCCGCAATCAGGTGATCAGCTTTATTCTTGCGGTGGTGATAGGGCTGTTTCTTATCCTGGCCGGATATCCTCCTGTAACTGATCTGCTGTCCCGCTGGGCGCCTTTATGGATGGTCGATGGGGTTGCATCGTTCAGTTTCATGACTCACTACGAAACGCTTCAGCGCGGAGTGATTGATCTGCGCGACCTGGTCTATTTTGCATCGGTGATGATTTTCATGCTCTTTACTACGCAGGTGGTGCTGAAAAGCAAGGTCGGCAGATAG
- a CDS encoding glutamine synthetase type III, which produces MSNNIEAFGDLVFGLPEMEARLSAPTFESLKKTIDSGTALDPSIADEVAEAMKEWAMEKGATHYTHWFQPLTGSTAEKHDSFIFPDFKGGVVTQFSGDELIQGEPDASSFPSGGLRATFEARGYTGWDPSSPAFIKYDSCGAPTLTIPTVFCGYNGEALDKKTPLLRSMKALSEQTVRLGKLFGIDCGDAMAKATLGSEQEYFLIDADLYAQRPDLIRTGRTLFGKPASKHQQLDDHYFGAIKHRVAAFMADLDKALWESGVLAKTRHNEVCPAQFEIAPVFETLNVSVDRNMITMETLKVTAEKHGFACLLHEKPFAGVNGSGKHNNWALAGPDGKNWLSPGDNPHENAKFMTIVVALMKAVDTHADLLRVSVASAGNDHRLGANEAPPAVVSIFLGDQLTDIIEQIEAGGAKESKSGGHIELGVDMLPKLPRGNTDRNRTSPFAFVGNRFEFRAVGSNQSPAGANVVLNTIVAEAFDYICTEIESGLEKGGEFNAVLQEVLAGVIKEHKRILYNGDGYTDEWIKEATEVRGLPNLVTTADALPVLQTQKAKDLFAKYNVLTNEELESRYNIYSETYETLIAIEAATAADIAKTMLIPAAVMAINEYASVPAVASLTEEMSSLTEKALAEVKALEAAEGPAAQIEAMGALRETIDSLEAIVPAELWPLPSYDELLEV; this is translated from the coding sequence ATGAGTAATAATATCGAAGCATTCGGTGATCTGGTATTCGGCCTGCCTGAAATGGAAGCCCGTCTGTCGGCTCCGACCTTTGAATCGCTGAAAAAGACGATCGACTCCGGCACCGCACTTGATCCCTCGATTGCGGATGAAGTTGCAGAAGCCATGAAAGAGTGGGCCATGGAAAAGGGTGCAACTCACTACACGCACTGGTTCCAGCCGCTCACCGGCTCTACGGCCGAAAAACATGACTCGTTCATTTTTCCCGATTTTAAAGGCGGTGTGGTTACTCAGTTCAGCGGTGATGAGCTGATTCAGGGAGAACCCGATGCTTCCTCCTTCCCGTCCGGCGGTTTGCGTGCAACATTTGAAGCGCGTGGATACACCGGTTGGGATCCGTCCAGTCCGGCGTTTATTAAATACGACTCCTGCGGCGCACCGACGCTGACCATTCCGACGGTTTTCTGCGGGTATAACGGTGAAGCGCTCGACAAGAAGACTCCGCTGCTGCGTTCGATGAAAGCGCTGTCCGAACAGACTGTGCGTCTTGGTAAACTCTTCGGCATTGACTGCGGCGATGCCATGGCTAAAGCGACCCTCGGTTCCGAACAGGAATATTTCCTGATCGACGCCGATCTTTATGCTCAACGTCCGGACCTGATCCGTACCGGTCGTACACTCTTTGGTAAACCGGCGTCTAAACATCAGCAGCTCGACGACCACTATTTCGGAGCCATCAAACATCGTGTTGCGGCCTTCATGGCTGATCTCGATAAAGCGCTCTGGGAATCCGGCGTGCTGGCAAAAACCCGTCATAACGAAGTGTGCCCGGCACAGTTCGAGATTGCTCCGGTCTTTGAAACGCTCAATGTTTCGGTTGATCGCAACATGATCACGATGGAAACGCTGAAAGTGACTGCAGAAAAGCATGGCTTTGCCTGCCTGCTGCACGAAAAACCGTTCGCCGGTGTGAACGGATCCGGTAAACACAACAACTGGGCTCTTGCAGGACCGGATGGTAAAAACTGGCTGTCGCCGGGAGACAACCCGCATGAAAATGCCAAATTCATGACGATTGTTGTCGCTCTGATGAAAGCGGTTGATACGCATGCCGATCTGTTGCGAGTTTCGGTGGCATCGGCCGGTAACGACCATCGCCTAGGGGCCAATGAGGCACCTCCTGCTGTGGTATCTATCTTCCTCGGCGATCAGCTGACCGACATTATTGAACAGATAGAAGCCGGCGGGGCCAAAGAGTCCAAAAGTGGCGGCCACATCGAGCTCGGCGTAGATATGCTTCCGAAGCTTCCGCGCGGCAACACGGACCGCAACCGCACATCTCCGTTTGCATTTGTGGGCAACCGCTTTGAATTCCGTGCGGTCGGTTCCAATCAAAGTCCGGCGGGTGCTAACGTGGTGCTGAACACGATCGTTGCCGAAGCCTTCGATTACATCTGCACCGAAATTGAATCCGGTCTTGAAAAAGGCGGCGAATTCAATGCGGTACTGCAGGAGGTGCTGGCCGGTGTGATCAAAGAGCACAAGCGCATTCTTTATAACGGTGACGGTTATACTGACGAGTGGATCAAGGAAGCCACTGAAGTGCGCGGATTGCCGAATCTGGTTACTACAGCGGATGCCCTTCCGGTGCTGCAGACGCAGAAGGCTAAAGATCTCTTCGCGAAGTACAATGTACTGACCAACGAAGAGCTTGAATCGCGCTATAATATCTACAGTGAAACCTATGAAACGCTGATTGCGATCGAAGCGGCAACGGCTGCGGACATCGCGAAAACCATGCTGATTCCGGCTGCGGTTATGGCGATCAATGAATATGCTTCCGTTCCGGCGGTGGCCAGTCTGACCGAAGAAATGTCTTCGCTGACCGAAAAAGCACTAGCTGAAGTGAAAGCACTTGAAGCGGCTGAAGGCCCGGCTGCACAGATCGAAGCCATGGGTGCACTTCGTGAGACGATTGATTCGCTTGAAGCGATTGTTCCGGCAGAGCTCTGGCCGCTGCCGAGTTACGACGAACTGCTCGAAGTATAA
- a CDS encoding Hsp20/alpha crystallin family protein produces the protein MYWNDPIAWSPFDELRSLQRDMNRLFDGLDGGTAMSRFPALNVWGSEEQVVVTAELPGLNPDEIDISVVDNQLTIKGERKDDRPSEDAVCHRCERDTGRFVRTVRLPYSVENDRVSARYENGILCIYMPRHEATKPKRIEIKAS, from the coding sequence ATGTATTGGAATGATCCCATCGCATGGAGCCCGTTTGATGAGCTCCGTTCCCTGCAGAGGGACATGAATCGGCTGTTCGACGGCCTCGACGGAGGGACTGCTATGTCCCGTTTCCCTGCATTGAATGTGTGGGGCAGCGAAGAGCAGGTTGTTGTCACTGCGGAACTGCCCGGACTGAATCCGGACGAGATCGATATCAGCGTGGTTGACAACCAGTTAACGATCAAAGGTGAACGTAAAGACGACAGACCGTCGGAAGATGCGGTGTGCCATCGTTGCGAGCGCGATACAGGACGGTTTGTGCGTACAGTACGTCTGCCCTACAGTGTTGAAAATGACCGTGTATCGGCAAGGTATGAAAACGGCATTCTGTGCATTTATATGCCGAGGCACGAAGCCACAAAACCCAAACGTATCGAAATCAAAGCGTCCTGA
- a CDS encoding OmpH family outer membrane protein: protein MNRLFSACFLSLFFLLGSARAANEIAFVDLQEVFKQFYKTQLAQDQIRQQADDIKLERDEIEDEVKVLKEEIDVLRKDSRDKTLPEDVRRNKRDLLEEKLVELQRKEKDMADFEKLRREQMEQQNARMTKKLFDEIHEVIIQHAKAKGYSAVIDRSAQSRIGTETILYTSPKVDITAEVLAVLNEGREPTKKERATFSAGSKVEE, encoded by the coding sequence ATGAATAGACTGTTTTCTGCATGTTTTCTCTCTCTGTTCTTTTTGCTCGGCAGTGCCCGGGCTGCCAATGAAATCGCTTTTGTCGATCTGCAGGAGGTGTTCAAGCAGTTCTATAAAACACAGCTGGCTCAGGATCAGATCCGGCAGCAGGCGGATGATATCAAGCTGGAGCGCGATGAGATTGAAGATGAGGTGAAAGTGCTCAAAGAGGAAATTGATGTGCTGCGCAAGGATTCCCGCGATAAAACACTGCCGGAGGATGTGCGCCGGAATAAACGCGACCTGCTTGAGGAAAAACTGGTTGAGCTGCAGCGTAAAGAGAAGGATATGGCTGACTTTGAGAAGCTGCGCAGGGAGCAGATGGAGCAGCAGAATGCACGGATGACCAAGAAACTGTTCGATGAAATTCATGAAGTGATCATTCAGCATGCTAAAGCGAAGGGCTATTCGGCGGTGATTGACCGCTCGGCACAGAGTCGCATCGGTACGGAAACCATTCTTTACACGAGCCCGAAAGTTGATATTACCGCTGAGGTATTGGCCGTGCTCAACGAGGGGCGTGAACCAACTAAAAAGGAGCGGGCGACTTTTTCCGCCGGGTCGAAGGTGGAGGAATAA